From one Bos javanicus breed banteng chromosome 15, ARS-OSU_banteng_1.0, whole genome shotgun sequence genomic stretch:
- the LOC133261370 gene encoding olfactory receptor 52K2: MSASNITLTHPAVFLLMGIPGLEHLHVWISIPFCSAYTLALLGNCTLFFIIQADAALHEPMYLFLAMLAAIDLVLSSTALPKMLGIFWFRDREINFYACLVQMFFLHSFSIMESAVLLAMAFDRYVAICKPLHYSTILTGPLITKIGLAAVTRAVTLMTPLPFLLRRFHYCQGPVIAHCYCEHMAVVRLACGDTRFNNIYGLAVAMFIVVLDLLFVILSYIFILQAVLQLASQEARYKAFGTCVSHIGAILAFYTPVVISSVMHRVARQAAPHVHILLANFYLLFPPMVNPIIYGVKTKQIRERVLGLFLRKDV; encoded by the coding sequence ATGTCAGCTTCCAATATCACCTTAACTCATCCAGCAGTCTTCCTGTTGATGGGGATCCCAGGCCTGGAGCACCTACATGTCTGGATATCCATTCCATTCTGCTCAGCCTATACACTGGCCCTGCTTGGCAACTGCACCCTCTTCTTCATCATTCAGGCTGATGCAGCCCTCCACGAGCCCATGTACCTCTTTTTGGCCATGTTGGCAGCCATTGATCTGGTCCTTTCTTCTACAGCACTTCCCAAAATGCTGGGCATCTTCTGGTTCAGGGATCGAGAGATCAACTTCTATGCCTGTCTGGTCCAGATGTTCTTTCTCCACTCCTTCTCCATTATGGAGTCAGCAGTGCTGCTGGCCATGGCctttgaccgctatgtggccatctgcaagccactGCACTACAGCACCATCCTCACCGGGCCACTTATCACCAAGATCGGCTTGGCTGCTGTGACTCGGGCTGTGACACTAATGACTCCACTGCCCTTTCTGCTCAGACGCTTCCACTACTGCCAAGGTCCAGTGATTGCCCACTGCTACTGTGAGCACATGGCCGTGGTAAGGCTGGCCTGTGGGGACACTCGCTTCAACAACATCTATGGCCTTGCTGTGGCCATGTTCATAGTAGTGTTGGACCTGCTCTTTGTTATTCTGTCTTACATCTTCATCCTCCAGGCGGTTCTACAGCTTGCCTCTCAGGAGGCCCGCTATAAGGCCTTTGGGACCTGTGTGTCTCACATAGGTGCTATTTTAGCCTTTTACACACCTGTTGTCATCTCCTCAGTTATGCACCGGGTAGCTCGCCAGGCTGCTCCACATGTGCACATCCTTCTTGCCAATTTCTATCTGCTCTTCCCACCCATGGTCAATCCCATCATCTATGGGGTCAAGACCAAGCAGATTCGTGAACGAGTCTTAGGACTGTTCCTGAGAAAGGATGTGTAA